In Hemicordylus capensis ecotype Gifberg chromosome 13, rHemCap1.1.pri, whole genome shotgun sequence, a single window of DNA contains:
- the LOC128336807 gene encoding WD repeat-containing protein 90-like isoform X6, with the protein MDELYEFTASDEMPRTVAFHPSQQIFACGFDTGVVRTISLAASKLLEEHKQHHDSITGLIFSPDGNFMYSCCARGTLALYNCAVQKSHIVRVLANVVVQDADHGPDALSISADGHLLAFVGPSEYIVTLMDARSLDEWPYRQSRKKCDCNIRSKEFCNRMQVLRLVTKEKLLVLIFKVFIFCKWYPALCLPAWQPFALGIKAQSSTWALGCRRRSCSTACCRNRLWRRSPCLTLPRR; encoded by the exons CTGTATGAATTCACTGCCTCGGACGAAATGCCACGCACTGTGGCTTTTCACCCCTCGCAACAGATCTTTGCTTGTGGCTTCGATACCGGCGTGGTGAGGACCATCAGCTTAGCTGCCTCAAAGCTGCTTGAGGAACACAA GCAACACCACGACTCAATCACGGGGCTGATCTTCTCCCCAGACGGCAATTTCATGTACAGTTGCTGCGCTCGTGGGACCCTGGCTCTTTATAATTGTGCTGTCCAGAAAAGTCACATCGTCCGAGTTCTGG CTAATGTGGTGGTACAAGATGCTGACCACGGGCCCGATGCCTTGTCGATCAGCGCCGACGGACATCTCCTGGCCTTCGTGGGACCTTCTGAGTACATTGTGACTCTGATGGATGCCAGATCCCTAGATGAA TGGCCTTATAGGCAATCTAGGAAGAAGTGTGATTGCAATATCAGAAGCAAAGAATTTTGCAACAGAATGCAAGTTCTCCGTTTGGTTACAAAAGAAAAGCTCCTAGTCCTCATTTTTAAAGTCTTCATTTTTTGCAAATG GTACCCAGCCCTCTGCCTCCCAGCCTGGCAGCCTTTTGCCCTTGGGATAAAAGCACAATCGTCTACATGGGCTTTGGGCTGCAGAAGGAGGTCTTGTTCTACAGCCTGCTGCAGAAACAG GTTGTGGAGAAGGTCCCCCTGCCTTACTTTGCCACGTCGCTGA
- the LOC128336807 gene encoding WD repeat-containing protein 90-like isoform X5, whose translation MPLGWQAPFHLYEFTASDEMPRTVAFHPSQQIFACGFDTGVVRTISLAASKLLEEHKQHHDSITGLIFSPDGNFMYSCCARGTLALYNCAVQKSHIVRVLANVVVQDADHGPDALSISADGHLLAFVGPSEYIVTLMDARSLDEWPYRQSRKKCDCNIRSKEFCNRMQVLRLVTKEKLLVLIFKVFIFCKWYPALCLPAWQPFALGIKAQSSTWALGCRRRSCSTACCRNRLWRRSPCLTLPRR comes from the exons CTGTATGAATTCACTGCCTCGGACGAAATGCCACGCACTGTGGCTTTTCACCCCTCGCAACAGATCTTTGCTTGTGGCTTCGATACCGGCGTGGTGAGGACCATCAGCTTAGCTGCCTCAAAGCTGCTTGAGGAACACAA GCAACACCACGACTCAATCACGGGGCTGATCTTCTCCCCAGACGGCAATTTCATGTACAGTTGCTGCGCTCGTGGGACCCTGGCTCTTTATAATTGTGCTGTCCAGAAAAGTCACATCGTCCGAGTTCTGG CTAATGTGGTGGTACAAGATGCTGACCACGGGCCCGATGCCTTGTCGATCAGCGCCGACGGACATCTCCTGGCCTTCGTGGGACCTTCTGAGTACATTGTGACTCTGATGGATGCCAGATCCCTAGATGAA TGGCCTTATAGGCAATCTAGGAAGAAGTGTGATTGCAATATCAGAAGCAAAGAATTTTGCAACAGAATGCAAGTTCTCCGTTTGGTTACAAAAGAAAAGCTCCTAGTCCTCATTTTTAAAGTCTTCATTTTTTGCAAATG GTACCCAGCCCTCTGCCTCCCAGCCTGGCAGCCTTTTGCCCTTGGGATAAAAGCACAATCGTCTACATGGGCTTTGGGCTGCAGAAGGAGGTCTTGTTCTACAGCCTGCTGCAGAAACAG GTTGTGGAGAAGGTCCCCCTGCCTTACTTTGCCACGTCGCTGA
- the LOC128336807 gene encoding WD repeat-containing protein 90-like isoform X4, with the protein MRLLGVGAAGRGGEGRRLYEFTASDEMPRTVAFHPSQQIFACGFDTGVVRTISLAASKLLEEHKQHHDSITGLIFSPDGNFMYSCCARGTLALYNCAVQKSHIVRVLANVVVQDADHGPDALSISADGHLLAFVGPSEYIVTLMDARSLDEWPYRQSRKKCDCNIRSKEFCNRMQVLRLVTKEKLLVLIFKVFIFCKWYPALCLPAWQPFALGIKAQSSTWALGCRRRSCSTACCRNRLWRRSPCLTLPRR; encoded by the exons CTGTATGAATTCACTGCCTCGGACGAAATGCCACGCACTGTGGCTTTTCACCCCTCGCAACAGATCTTTGCTTGTGGCTTCGATACCGGCGTGGTGAGGACCATCAGCTTAGCTGCCTCAAAGCTGCTTGAGGAACACAA GCAACACCACGACTCAATCACGGGGCTGATCTTCTCCCCAGACGGCAATTTCATGTACAGTTGCTGCGCTCGTGGGACCCTGGCTCTTTATAATTGTGCTGTCCAGAAAAGTCACATCGTCCGAGTTCTGG CTAATGTGGTGGTACAAGATGCTGACCACGGGCCCGATGCCTTGTCGATCAGCGCCGACGGACATCTCCTGGCCTTCGTGGGACCTTCTGAGTACATTGTGACTCTGATGGATGCCAGATCCCTAGATGAA TGGCCTTATAGGCAATCTAGGAAGAAGTGTGATTGCAATATCAGAAGCAAAGAATTTTGCAACAGAATGCAAGTTCTCCGTTTGGTTACAAAAGAAAAGCTCCTAGTCCTCATTTTTAAAGTCTTCATTTTTTGCAAATG GTACCCAGCCCTCTGCCTCCCAGCCTGGCAGCCTTTTGCCCTTGGGATAAAAGCACAATCGTCTACATGGGCTTTGGGCTGCAGAAGGAGGTCTTGTTCTACAGCCTGCTGCAGAAACAG GTTGTGGAGAAGGTCCCCCTGCCTTACTTTGCCACGTCGCTGA